Proteins encoded by one window of Pseudonocardia alni:
- a CDS encoding HAD-IA family hydrolase, whose protein sequence is MPTAPEPTTPPTTVVFDLGEVLVPSAGLERRLAGVFAVPEPVLREAYWRHRARHDLGDPPDRYWTAVCADLGLAPERARMDAAERVDVTFWSTLPPSLSMLIADLARARVRLAVLSNAPRGLASAVRAAAWSSPFDRLLFSADVGAAKPSQDIFRRADVEFGTAPEQVLFFDDRVDNVRAASAHGWDAHRWEGAARAVRVLRERGVLG, encoded by the coding sequence ATGCCCACCGCCCCCGAGCCGACGACACCGCCGACCACGGTGGTGTTCGACCTCGGTGAGGTGCTGGTGCCGTCCGCGGGCCTGGAGCGCCGGCTGGCCGGGGTGTTCGCCGTGCCCGAACCCGTGCTGCGCGAGGCGTACTGGCGCCACCGCGCCCGGCACGACCTGGGCGACCCGCCGGACCGCTACTGGACCGCCGTCTGCGCCGACCTGGGCCTGGCACCCGAGCGCGCCCGGATGGACGCCGCCGAGCGGGTGGACGTCACGTTCTGGTCGACGCTGCCGCCGTCGTTGTCGATGCTGATCGCCGACCTCGCGCGGGCCCGGGTGCGCCTCGCCGTGCTGTCCAACGCGCCGCGCGGGCTGGCCTCCGCGGTGCGCGCCGCGGCCTGGAGCAGCCCGTTCGACCGGTTGCTGTTCTCCGCCGACGTGGGCGCCGCGAAACCGTCGCAGGACATCTTCCGGCGCGCCGACGTCGAGTTCGGCACCGCACCGGAGCAGGTGCTGTTCTTCGACGACCGCGTCGACAACGTCCGCGCCGCGTCCGCGCACGGCTGGGACGCCCACCGATGGGAGGGCGCCGCCCGGGCCGTGCGGGTGCTGCGCGAGCGCGGGGTGCTGGGCTGA